Within Halorubrum lacusprofundi ATCC 49239, the genomic segment GAAAGCGCGTTCAGACGGGTCTCTAAGAGCCACTCGGGCTCGTCGCGTTCCTCGGCGATGCGTCGTACCGTGTCCTCCGAGAGGCTCTCGATTGCTTTCGTGCTCATGTTATCCGAGCGAGCCCTCCATCTCCAGCTCGACGAGCCGGTTGAGCTCGACGGCGTACTCGATGGGCAGCTCCTCCGTGATGGGCTCGATGAAGCCCGAAACGATCATCTGTTTGGCGTCGTCGTCGTCGAGACCGCGCGACTGCAGGTAGAAGATGTCCTCGTCGCCGATCTTCCCGACGGTCGCCTCGTGGGCGACGTCGACCTTCGACTCGTTGATCTCCATATACGGCATGGTGTCCGATGTCGACTTGTTGTCGAACATCAGCGCGTCGCACTCAACGGCCGTCGAGGAGTTCTCGGCGCCGTCGGCGATGTGGACGAGCCCGCGGTAGTTCGTGCGGCCGCCGTCCTTCGCGATCGACTTCGACTCGACGGTCGACTTGGTGTTCGGCGCGTTGTGGTACACCTTCGCGCCCGTGTCGATGTCCTGTCCCTCGCCCGCGAAGGCGATGGTGATGTGGTTGTCGGAGGCACCGCGCCCCTTCAGGATCGTCGAGGGGTACAGCATCGTCGCTTTCGACCCCATCGATCCCGAGATCCACTCCATGCGCCCGCCCTTCTCGGCGATGGCGCGTTTGGTGTTCAGGTTGTACGTGTTCTTCGACCAGTTCTGCACCGTGGAGTACTGGACGTGGGCGTCCTCGCCGACGAACACTTCGACGCCGCCGGAGTGGAGGTTGAACGCCGAGTACTTCGGCGCGGAACAGCCCTCGATGTAGTGGACTTCGGAGCCCTCCTCGGCGATGATGAGCGTGTGCTCGAACTGGCCCATCCCCTTGGAGTTCATCCGGAAGTACGCCTGGATCGGCATGTCGACGGTGGTGTTCTCCGGCACGTACACGAATGAGCCGCCGGACCAGATCGCACCGTGGAGCGCGGCGAACTTGTTGTCGCTCGGGGGGACGCACTTCGTCATGAAGTGCTCGCGGACGATCTCTTCGTGCTCTCGGACGGCCTCGTCCATGTTACAGAAGATGACGCCCTTCTCCTCCCACTGCTCCTGCATGTTCTGGTAGACGACCTCCGACTCGTACTGGGCGCCGACGCCGGAGAGCGCGTTCTTCTCGGCCTCCGGAATGCCCAGCTTGTCGAAGGTGTCTTTGATCTCGTCCGGGAGTTCGGTCCAGTCGTCGACACCGGCGCGGACGTCGACGTCCGGCCGGATGTACGGGATGATCTCGTCGATGTCGACCTCGCTCAGGTCCGGCTGTCCGGGCCAGTCGGTCGGCATCGGCATCTCCTGGAACTGCTCGAGCGCGCGCAGGCGCCGCTCCAGCATCCACTCCGGTTCGTCTTTGTCCTCCGAGATGACGCGGACCGTCTCCTCGGTGAGTCCCTTCTCGGTCTGGAAGGCGGATTTCTCCTCCTTCTTGAACTCGAAGCGGGCCTCGGTGTCTGTCTCCTTCAATTCGTCCTGTTGTGAGCTCATAGTATCTTGTTACGGATTCTCGTATTTACGTGTATCGCGTGACTGGATTCGGTTACGCGGCCTCGAACGCGTCCTCGCGGACCCAGTCGTACCCCTTGTCCTCGAGCTTCTCGGCGAGTTCCGCACCGCCGCTTTTGACGACCTCGCCGTCTAACATAACGTGAACGTGGTCGGGCTCGACGTAGTCGAGAATCCGCTGGTAGTGCGTGATCTGGAGAACGCCCGTGCCCTGCTCGTCGCGGAGCGCGTTGATCCCCTTCGAGACATCCTGCAACCGGTCGATGTCCAGCCCGGAGTCGATCTCGTCGAGCACGGCGACGGCGGGCTCTAACATCGCGGCCTGCAGCACTTCGTTCTGCTTCTTCTCGCCGCCGGAGAAGCCCGCGTTGAGGTACCGCTGCATGAACTTCTCGTCCATGTCGAGTAGCTCCATCTTCTCCGAGAGGATCTGCTGGAACTCGGCGACGCCGATCTCGCCGTCGTCCGCGGGACCCTCCATCGGGGAGGTGTCGTACCCCTCGTCGTCCTCGTCCGCGTCGGCTTCCGCCTCTTCGTCTTCGAACAGCTCCTCGCGCTCGTCCGCCTTGGCGTTGAGCGCCTGCCGGAGGAAGTTCGTCATCGTGACACCCTCGATCTCCGCCGGGTACTGGAACCCGAGGAAAATACCGAGCGCTGCGCGCTCGTTGGGTTCGAGTTCCAGCAGCTTCCAGTGGTAATCCTCGTCGTCGAGTTCGGCGTCGATGTCGGCGACGTCCTCCTCGTCGAGATGCAGGAGGATCTCGCCGCCAGTGACCTCGTACGCAGGATGGCCGGCGATGACCTTCGCGAGCGTCGACTTCCCAGAGCCGTTCGGACCCATCAGTGCGTGGATGTCCCCGGACTCGACGGTTAGGTCGACCCCACGAAGAATGCGTTCGCCGTCCTCTTCCGCCACCCGCGCATGAAGATCGTTGATTTCGAGAGTTGCCATATGTATTCTCGTGCCTCGTGTCCGTACAGTGGTGTCTTATCGGGTTAATGGTTACGCATCTCCCGTAGAATTTCCCAAAATCGGCAAGAATTTTTCTCTACAATTAAAAAGTGATTTTCAAACTCCGGATTAAATCACATGAAGGAGCCGAGTCCGGTCTGCTCTTGACCCGTCTTGACCTCCTCCCACGACAGGCCGAGCGCCTCGATGACGCGCTCGATCGGCCCCTGAAGGGTCTTGTCCAGCATCTTTTCCCAGTCGACCTTGAACTCGTCGGGGACCTGATCGGCGTACTCGAAGCAGATCACGTCGGGATCGCGTTTGAACTCTCCGTATAAGTGATCGCGTTGGGGATCGAGGCCCTCCTCATCTTCCATCCGCTGCCAGAAGTCGGGGTGGACCTTCTCGATGTACAGCCGCTTCGGCTTCGACCCGCTCCCGAAGTTGGTCCCGAGCATGAGGTTGGCGTACTTCGCCCCGCGAACCTGCGCGGTCGGGGTATCGTATGCGTCGAGCTTCTTGCCGATCCCGCCGGGAATCCCGATCTCGTCGAGGTCCATGTCGCCGCCGAGCACGCGCGCGATGACATCGACGAGGTACGACTTTATCTCCTCTAAGTCCTCGTCGATGTCGTCGCCGGTGACAATCGTCTCGATAACGTTCTGCTGGACCTCCTTCGTGATCTGTGCGATATCCGAGCGCTTGTACTCGAAACCGGTGATGTCGATGTCATCGACGTCTTTCCCCTCCTTCCAGATGATGTGGCCAGCGTACCGCTTCTTCTTGCCGGCCTGGAAGAACCGCCGGTAGAGCTTTTCGAACTCGATCTGGAAGCGGTGAACGTCGGCGTTCAACTCATCACGCGCGAAGTCGTCGTAGCGCTCGTTAATGTGGTCCTCGATCTCGAAGGAGGTCTCGATCGCCTCCTCTTTCGACATGTTGGATAACGAGAGCATGACGCTGTCGGTATCTCCATAAGAAACTTGATAATTAAGTTCGTTGGCGGCTTCCTCAGTGAAGTCGATGACTTCCCGACCGGTCGCTGTGACGGCTGCAGCGCCCTCTTTGTCGTAGAGACGGAACCGATCCCATCCCGTAACGCCGTATAGAGAATTCATAATAACCTTGACAGCTCCCTGCTGTCGGTCGTACTGCTCGTAGGGCTCGGTGCCGGGGTCGTGGTCGTTCCGGAGCCCCTTCTTCTCCTCGCGCTCGGAGAGGAGTTCGTCGACCATCTCGCGCATGATCCCGTCCGGCTCCTTCTGGAAGTGAGTCCCGTTAGGCGCGACGTACATCTCGCCGTCGTACTTGCCGGGATCGACCTTCGTCTCCGGGCCGGCGTTAATCGTCACCATGCACATCGGGTAGAGGCTCTTCAGGTCTTGGACCGTCACCATCTCCTTGACGCCCGTGATGGGGTCGAAGACGGCGCCGCCCTCGAACTCTTCCGACTCCTGTTGCCCCTTCGTCGGGAGCGCGAACTTCCCGAACGCCTTGTGGAGGACGTACATGTCGACGGTGTCGCCGGGGGTCGGCGCGTCCTCGATCTTGCAGCCGACGAACGTTCGCACCTCGTCCCAGAAGGCGATCACGTCCTGTTTCCGGTCGATCTCGACGCACAGCTCCACGTCGCGGATGCTGTACTCCAGCAGACGTTCGGGGTCCTGTTCCCACAGGTCGCCGATGTCGCCCGTGTAGCGCTCCTTGCCGACGCCGAGTTCGCGCTCGCCGACGGCGTCGAGCCGGTACGACTCCAACTCGGTGAACATCGTGCGCTTGTACGCGTACAGCAGGTCGAAGACGACACGGCCCTTGATGTCGGGACCGCCCCAGCCGGAGCGCCACACCTCGCCGATCCGAGAGAGCCGGTCGATCGAGAGATCGTACTGGCTCCCGTCGTCGAGCACCTCCAACCGGTCGAGGACGTACGGCGCGTCGAAATCCTCGAAGTTCCACCCCGTCAGCAGATCCGGGTCGGTGTCGTCGATGTACTCGATGAACGCGTCGAGCATCGCGGCCTCCGTCTCGAAGGTGCGGACCTCAAAGTCGATCTCGCCGCCCCCGTCACCCACGATCCCCTCGTAGTCGGGGAGATCCTCGGGCGGCGGGATCTCGGCCTCGGGGGCGTCGTACAGCCAGACGACGTACTCGTCGTCGTAGGAGTCATGGCTCGTGAGACAGATGATCGGCTCCTCGCCGTCCTCGGGGAAGCCGCGGCGGTCGTCGACCTCGATGTCGAAGGTGTTCACCCGCATCTCGGCGTCGATCTCAGCGGGTTCGAGATGCCCCTCGTGGACCTGGATCGCGTCGGAGCCGTCGTCGAGCCGGCGCTCCTGCACGCGCACTCCCCCGTTGAGCCCGTTGTCGATCAAAAGGCGGTTCGGGAAGAGGATATCGGCCTCGAAGGTCGTCGCGAAGTCGTCGCGGATGTTCCCCACGTCGCGGGGCGTACGGGTGACGATCCGGGTGAGCGGCTCGCCGCGGATGCTCTCGTACGGCTCGCCCTCGACGTTCTCCTCGCGCGTTCCGATCACCACGTCGTACTCCTCGGTCGGATCGCCGTTGAGGTCGGCAGTCGGCACGTAGAAGTACGGTTCGACGCCCAGCACGCGGAGGTGTTCGACGGCGTCGTCACCGTCGTCGACGGGTCGCCGGCCGAACACGTGCACGACCGGGTACTCGTCGCTCCCGTACCCCTCGACGGCGTAGTCGATTTGGGTGATCATCAGCTCGACGGTCCCGGTCGATTCCGGGAACTTCGCCTCGTCGACGTCGACCACGTCGCTGACGTGTCCGCGCCCGCCGCCGGCGACGACGGCCGCCTCCTGTGCGGCCATGTCCTCCCGTTCGGTCTCCATGCTGTCTCTCGTCCCGTCGTCCGCGTCTCCGGGCGACGAGAAGTCCGACAGCCCCGACTGAGTCATACCCGTGCTTCGGCGCACCCGGCTAAAAAACTCGGCTTTCGGGTGCGGCGAGGAGTCCCAGCACGGAAAGGCATATAATGTGTGACGCCATACCACGGGCTATGTCTTCGGACCCACGTTCCGAACCCCAGGTGGCTCGCCCGGCCGACCGCGACCCCGGCGCCGCCGAGGTGGAGGTGTACGAGGACGGCGGGAACGTGGTGCTTTTCGACGCCGCGAACCCCCTCGCGTGGGTCGAGGCGAGCCGAACGGTCCGGCTGGCCGACGCGACCTGACGGGGTCTCTCCTCCCGTTTCGCTTCGGACCGTCGCCGCGGCTCGCGTGCCGATGCGGGGCGGAATCCCTTTCCCCCGTCCCCGCGTACGTCTGGCGTGTTCAGCCTCGACGAGGACGACGAGGGCGAGGTTTCCTTCGGTGAGAGTTCCGACGCCGAGCGGGAGATGACGCCGGATATTCCGAAGGCGCCCTCGGTGAAGACGTTCGACGACAGCGGCGACTTCGAAGGCGCGAGCGACGTGGATTCGAGGACTCTCCGCGCGTTCGTCGTCGCCGTCATCTACGCCAACGCCGCCGTGCTCCTCGTCGCGCTCGGCCCGATGCTATGGTTCTTCGAGGGGTGGTCGCGGATCGGTCCGGTCCTATTCTTCCTCGGGCTCCTCGCGGGCGTTCGGACCTACCAGACGTACCGGGCGTGGGAGCGGGCGCGGGACGCGACGGAGTCGGATTCCGAAGGCGACGGGGACGACGAGGGCGACGCCGACCACTCGCCCCCGGAAGCGTAATGCCCGCGCGACCGCTGTTTCTGATCCATGCAGACGGTTCGTGATGCGGCCGGCGAGACGTACCTCCTCGTGAAACGCTCCGCCGAGTCGAGCCGGGTGCGGGACCCAGCCACCGGCGAGGAGCGGTACGTCGACAACGACGAGCTTCGTATCGTCGACGGCGAGTCGCCGCTCGCGACCGCGGCCTCGGGCGTGCCGGCCCCGGTTCGGCGGACGCTTCGAGCGGTCCGGGACGACCGGTCGCTCGGCCTTTTGGCGGTCGTCGTCGACGAGGGACCGATCGCCGCGATCGACCTCCTCGACGCGGCCGACATGTGCGAGTCCGATCTCCACGGGACGATTACGGAGTTCCGCGCGGCCGGCCTGATCGACGAGGCCGAGGTCGCGGGGCAGCGCGGCTACGAGGCGACTCCGGTCGCAGTCGAAGCGATAGAGCTGTTGCGGGGCGGGTCGGAGGACGAGTAACCATTTATAAGTGCGACTCGTGGCGATTCGCGGCTGTTCGTCCCCGATCCTCGTTCGGCCGAGCGTATGCCTCGCGCCTCCCCAGCCTCGGCGGACGGGTCGGCGGGGGAAACGCCGCGCCGACCCACCGCCTCCCTCGCGATCTGCTCGCGCCTTATAAGGCGCGAGCGGGCGCGCCGACGTAGTGGGTGTGGACTGTCGTCGCTGCCCCTGTCGGTGGTGGCGTCACCGCCGCTTTCTTCTGATAGTGCAGTACAGCCGTTTCTTACAAAGAGAAACGGCGGAGAGACCGCCCGCTCAGTCGTCGGCGAGTTCGGCGATATCGAGCTCAGCGGCGTCGAGATCGGCGGCGTCCTCCCGGCGCACCGTCGACCGATTCGTGCGCGGGTCCTTCTCCACCGTCACCAGCTCGTCGGCCGCACCTACCAACTCGTCGTCGTGGCTGACGATGAGGATCTGGCGCACGCCGAATCCGCGCATCTCCTCGACGAGCCGGACTAGCCGGGAGACGTGCCCGGAGTCGAGGAAGACGGTCGGCTCGTCGAGGATGAGCGGCGGCGTCGGCGCCGCGCCCTCGATCCCCTCCGAGAGCAGTCGGTAGATCGCACAGCGCAGCGAGAGGTTGAACAGGGCGCGCTCGCCGCCGGAGAGCTGCTCGGGATCCAGCGGCTCGCCGTCTTTCTGGTAGACGGTAAGGACGTACTCGCCGTCGAGCTCGATATGCGAGTAGGCGTCGTTGCCGTAGACGAGTTCGAACGTCTCGTTGAGCGTGCGCTCCAACTCGGCGACGTTGCGCTGCCGAAGCTCCGCCCGGAGGTCGCCGTACATCGCCTCCAGCTCGCTCGTCTCTTCGTGGAGGTCTTCGAGCGCGTCTACCCGCTCCGCGAGCGACTCGCGCTCCTCCCGGAGGTTCTCCAATTCCTGAATCTCACTGTTCACTCCGCCGATCGCGTTCTCCAGTTCCGTCCGTCGTTCCGCGAGGCGGTCGAGCTCGCCGTCGACCTTCTCGAGGTATTCCTCGGCCGTCTCCTTCCGCTCTCTCGCCTCGTCGACCGCTGCCTCGTCGACCGCCTCCGCGAGCTCGTCGCGGCGCTCGCGCTTGTCTGCGAGTCGGTCGCGCCGCTCGTCGTTCACCTCGTTCAGGTTCTCCCGCTTCTCGCGGCGACGCTCGATCTCGTCTTCCGCGTCCGCGATCGCCGACAGTTGCTCTTCGATCGCCGCTACCGCCTCCCGGGCGTCGTCGACCGCCGCGAGTGCGTCTTCGAGTTCCGCCACGCGTTCCGCGGCCGCCTCGGCCTCCTCGCGCTTCTCCGTGGCGACATCGTGGGTCTCCTCGGCCTCCTCGCGGAGGTCTTCGACACGCTCACGCTTTTCCGCCGCCGCCTCCCGCTTCCGGTCAGCCTCCGCGTGCTTCTCCTCGACACGGTCTTCGAGGGTCTCGACGGTCTCGTCGATCTCGTCGAGCCGGTCCGCCGCGCTTGCGAGCTCACTCAGCTCCGCGAGCCGGTCATCAAGGTCGCTCTCGCGTTCGCGGGCCTCCTCCAGTTCCGCTTCCAGTTCGGCGACCTGCTCGCGGTCCTCGTCGATTCCGCTCGCGTGCGGCGAGTCCTCGACCGGCTGTCCGCACTCGGGACACTTCCCCGCCGCGAGCAGCTCCTCGGCCTCCTCGACGCGGTCGCGGGCGTTCTTCAGCTCCGCCGACAGCTCCGCGATCCGCTCGCGGACCTCACCGCGCCGCTCGCGCAGTGCCTCTCGCTCGTCGGCGACCCCGTCCCGGTCGATGTCGGCGTCGGCGGCTGCGAACCGCTCGCGAAGCGTCTCGGCCTCCTCGCGGAGTTCTTCGACCGAAGACTCGCGCTCGTCAGCCTCGTCCGCCGCCGCCTCGGCCTCGTCGCCGAGGTCGTCGGCCTCCGATTCGATCTCCGCCGCGCGCTCGGCGCGGTCGTCGGCCTTCCCGGTGAGGTTCGTCGCCTGATTGCGGAACGCCTCGGCGCTCACCCGCTCGTCGTCGAGCTCCTCGCGGACCGTCTCCTCGCGGCCGTCGAGCTCGGCGCGGCGCTCGGCGATGGTCTCGTCGCTTGCCGCGTCGAGTCCGGCACCGTCGAGCCGGCCGTCGATCGCGGCCTCGATCTCCTCGACCCGCTCGCGGGCCTCGCGGACCGCGTCTCGGTGCTCGTCGCGCTCGCGCTCCGCCTCGCGAATTGTCGCTTCAATCTCGTCGATCTCAGCCGCCACCGACTCCAGTGTCTCGCGTTTCTCCGCGTGGGTCGACAGCGTTTCCGCGGCGGCCTCGCGGGTCTCCTTCGCCTGCTCGCGCTGCGTCTCGTAGCGGTCGATCTCGTCGGTGACCTCGGAGAGGTCGCTTTCGAGTCCGTTGAGGCGGTCGTGGAGGTCCTTCTCCTTCTTCTCCGCGATCTGGTCGTCGAGCTGGTCGAGTCGCCCGCGGCGGTTCTCCAGCACGTCCTCGACGCCGAGCCGCGCGTCACCGGCGCGCTCGCGGTACTCCTCTAGCTTTCCGAGCTGGAGCAGGTCATCGATCGTGTCCTGTCGCTCGCGGGGCGTGGCGTTGATCAGCTTGTTGACCTCACCCTGTCGGACGTACGCGCAGTTGACGAACGCCTCGGCGTCCATCCGAAGGAGTTCCGTGACGAACTCCCGCACGGCGCGCGCGCCGTCGCGGGTCACGTCGCTCCCGTCCGTCGTTTCGAGCGTGCACTGGTGATCGATCCGACCGTCGTACTCCTTGAGCCGTCGCTCGATATGGTAGGAGGCACCGTCGTGCGTGAACCACAAGTCCACTTCCGTCTCTTCCTCGCCGTTCGTGATCACGTCTCCGAGAGTGCCGTCGAGCGCCTTCGACCCGTAGAGCGCGAAGAAACAGGCCTCCAGAAGCGAGGACTTCCCGCTGCCGTTGAGTCCGTGGATGACCGTGACGCCCTCGGTCAGTCGGAGGTCGGCGTCGCCGTACGGCTTGAAGTTCGAGAGCCGGACGCGGTCGAAGTTCACAGGTAGTCCTCCATGGAGACCTGCTCGTCGATGTCGGCAGCGCTGGCCGTCGCGGTATCGTCCTTGCCTCCGATCGGTTCGCCGTCAGTTTCGTCGTCTGCGAGTTCGGCTTCGTCGTCTGCGAGTTCGGCTTCGTTGTCTTCGGCTTCCGCATCTCCGTCTACGGTCTCGCCTCGATCGAACGCGTCGAGATCGTCGAGGTCGTCGATCCGCTCTTCAACCCGGCGTTTCACGGTCTCTCTGACGTTTGTGTCGGGAATCGTGTCGGCGCGGACCGCCTCCTCGACGTCGAAAGCGGCCTCTGACAGTCCCATCTCCTCGACCCGCTCTCGGACGGCGTCTTCGGGGTCAGCGAAACTCACATCGATCTCGGC encodes:
- the sufB gene encoding Fe-S cluster assembly protein SufB produces the protein MSSQQDELKETDTEARFEFKKEEKSAFQTEKGLTEETVRVISEDKDEPEWMLERRLRALEQFQEMPMPTDWPGQPDLSEVDIDEIIPYIRPDVDVRAGVDDWTELPDEIKDTFDKLGIPEAEKNALSGVGAQYESEVVYQNMQEQWEEKGVIFCNMDEAVREHEEIVREHFMTKCVPPSDNKFAALHGAIWSGGSFVYVPENTTVDMPIQAYFRMNSKGMGQFEHTLIIAEEGSEVHYIEGCSAPKYSAFNLHSGGVEVFVGEDAHVQYSTVQNWSKNTYNLNTKRAIAEKGGRMEWISGSMGSKATMLYPSTILKGRGASDNHITIAFAGEGQDIDTGAKVYHNAPNTKSTVESKSIAKDGGRTNYRGLVHIADGAENSSTAVECDALMFDNKSTSDTMPYMEINESKVDVAHEATVGKIGDEDIFYLQSRGLDDDDAKQMIVSGFIEPITEELPIEYAVELNRLVELEMEGSLG
- a CDS encoding ABC transporter ATP-binding protein, which gives rise to MATLEINDLHARVAEEDGERILRGVDLTVESGDIHALMGPNGSGKSTLAKVIAGHPAYEVTGGEILLHLDEEDVADIDAELDDEDYHWKLLELEPNERAALGIFLGFQYPAEIEGVTMTNFLRQALNAKADEREELFEDEEAEADADEDDEGYDTSPMEGPADDGEIGVAEFQQILSEKMELLDMDEKFMQRYLNAGFSGGEKKQNEVLQAAMLEPAVAVLDEIDSGLDIDRLQDVSKGINALRDEQGTGVLQITHYQRILDYVEPDHVHVMLDGEVVKSGGAELAEKLEDKGYDWVREDAFEAA
- a CDS encoding DNA-directed DNA polymerase, whose protein sequence is MTQSGLSDFSSPGDADDGTRDSMETEREDMAAQEAAVVAGGGRGHVSDVVDVDEAKFPESTGTVELMITQIDYAVEGYGSDEYPVVHVFGRRPVDDGDDAVEHLRVLGVEPYFYVPTADLNGDPTEEYDVVIGTREENVEGEPYESIRGEPLTRIVTRTPRDVGNIRDDFATTFEADILFPNRLLIDNGLNGGVRVQERRLDDGSDAIQVHEGHLEPAEIDAEMRVNTFDIEVDDRRGFPEDGEEPIICLTSHDSYDDEYVVWLYDAPEAEIPPPEDLPDYEGIVGDGGGEIDFEVRTFETEAAMLDAFIEYIDDTDPDLLTGWNFEDFDAPYVLDRLEVLDDGSQYDLSIDRLSRIGEVWRSGWGGPDIKGRVVFDLLYAYKRTMFTELESYRLDAVGERELGVGKERYTGDIGDLWEQDPERLLEYSIRDVELCVEIDRKQDVIAFWDEVRTFVGCKIEDAPTPGDTVDMYVLHKAFGKFALPTKGQQESEEFEGGAVFDPITGVKEMVTVQDLKSLYPMCMVTINAGPETKVDPGKYDGEMYVAPNGTHFQKEPDGIMREMVDELLSEREEKKGLRNDHDPGTEPYEQYDRQQGAVKVIMNSLYGVTGWDRFRLYDKEGAAAVTATGREVIDFTEEAANELNYQVSYGDTDSVMLSLSNMSKEEAIETSFEIEDHINERYDDFARDELNADVHRFQIEFEKLYRRFFQAGKKKRYAGHIIWKEGKDVDDIDITGFEYKRSDIAQITKEVQQNVIETIVTGDDIDEDLEEIKSYLVDVIARVLGGDMDLDEIGIPGGIGKKLDAYDTPTAQVRGAKYANLMLGTNFGSGSKPKRLYIEKVHPDFWQRMEDEEGLDPQRDHLYGEFKRDPDVICFEYADQVPDEFKVDWEKMLDKTLQGPIERVIEALGLSWEEVKTGQEQTGLGSFM
- a CDS encoding DUF7331 family protein; protein product: MSSDPRSEPQVARPADRDPGAAEVEVYEDGGNVVLFDAANPLAWVEASRTVRLADAT
- a CDS encoding DUF7322 domain-containing protein produces the protein MFSLDEDDEGEVSFGESSDAEREMTPDIPKAPSVKTFDDSGDFEGASDVDSRTLRAFVVAVIYANAAVLLVALGPMLWFFEGWSRIGPVLFFLGLLAGVRTYQTYRAWERARDATESDSEGDGDDEGDADHSPPEA
- a CDS encoding DUF7346 family protein — encoded protein: MQTVRDAAGETYLLVKRSAESSRVRDPATGEERYVDNDELRIVDGESPLATAASGVPAPVRRTLRAVRDDRSLGLLAVVVDEGPIAAIDLLDAADMCESDLHGTITEFRAAGLIDEAEVAGQRGYEATPVAVEAIELLRGGSEDE
- the rad50 gene encoding DNA double-strand break repair ATPase Rad50, which translates into the protein MNFDRVRLSNFKPYGDADLRLTEGVTVIHGLNGSGKSSLLEACFFALYGSKALDGTLGDVITNGEEETEVDLWFTHDGASYHIERRLKEYDGRIDHQCTLETTDGSDVTRDGARAVREFVTELLRMDAEAFVNCAYVRQGEVNKLINATPRERQDTIDDLLQLGKLEEYRERAGDARLGVEDVLENRRGRLDQLDDQIAEKKEKDLHDRLNGLESDLSEVTDEIDRYETQREQAKETREAAAETLSTHAEKRETLESVAAEIDEIEATIREAERERDEHRDAVREARERVEEIEAAIDGRLDGAGLDAASDETIAERRAELDGREETVREELDDERVSAEAFRNQATNLTGKADDRAERAAEIESEADDLGDEAEAAADEADERESSVEELREEAETLRERFAAADADIDRDGVADEREALRERRGEVRERIAELSAELKNARDRVEEAEELLAAGKCPECGQPVEDSPHASGIDEDREQVAELEAELEEARERESDLDDRLAELSELASAADRLDEIDETVETLEDRVEEKHAEADRKREAAAEKRERVEDLREEAEETHDVATEKREEAEAAAERVAELEDALAAVDDAREAVAAIEEQLSAIADAEDEIERRREKRENLNEVNDERRDRLADKRERRDELAEAVDEAAVDEARERKETAEEYLEKVDGELDRLAERRTELENAIGGVNSEIQELENLREERESLAERVDALEDLHEETSELEAMYGDLRAELRQRNVAELERTLNETFELVYGNDAYSHIELDGEYVLTVYQKDGEPLDPEQLSGGERALFNLSLRCAIYRLLSEGIEGAAPTPPLILDEPTVFLDSGHVSRLVRLVEEMRGFGVRQILIVSHDDELVGAADELVTVEKDPRTNRSTVRREDAADLDAAELDIAELADD